A genomic stretch from Nocardia wallacei includes:
- a CDS encoding serine/threonine-protein kinase encodes MPDDATVSGRRRPPGWAARPLPDQDPTHQWPTRRVEPTAASFWYPDDDEPDSDVAEPTSGRAGGRSRPSVRRLGAGLVTLPESTSTDPDTAILADPEVPEDKRFCWKCWKPVGRSSGATRAKSTGTCAQCGAPFNFRPLLNPGDVVADQYEVKGCLAYGGLGWIHLARDRNVSGRWVVLKGLQNPLDFEANVVALAERQFLSEMAHPAIVKIFNFVTHRTVDNIACGYIVMEYIGGRSLKTMLDERAPARLPVAEAIVYVMEILPALDYLHSCGLAYNDLKPDNIMVTADEVKLIDLGAVAARESGGNLYGTQGFQAPEYIETGPTVASDIYTVGRTLAALTLRLPTDAQGRKLPGLPTPDEEPVLRRYPTFERLLRRATDLDPAQRFPSTFAMYRQLGGVLRAVLAEDHDRGYPQVSTVFGAARGDFGVTTLLRQTDGIIDGRHRPPELEPSSVLAALPVPLIDGDDPSAELLSPLLHGDPGQALETLRLHRDSVNAGALPDSPTAELEEGLAAVRAYLDLREVDRARAELDRLAPSYPADWRIDWYRGIAELGVGRFERAYENFELVHGTVPGEVAPQLALAATAELLLQDSATDDPDRWRRAAAEYYRAVWRVDRGLASAAFGLARRQVADGDRAAAVATLQQVPEVSRHHNAARLTACLLQVSRPPEELTQADLSEAQARLAALRDDPRQLQMQAVVLGAALAWVRAGGRAEPPDATILGVPYTKAGLREGLESVLRTAARTSPRRLHRYALVDLANRIRPQSLW; translated from the coding sequence ATGCCGGACGATGCGACTGTATCCGGCCGCCGGCGCCCGCCCGGGTGGGCGGCCCGGCCGCTGCCGGACCAGGACCCGACCCACCAGTGGCCCACTCGCCGCGTCGAACCGACTGCGGCGAGTTTCTGGTATCCGGACGACGACGAGCCGGATTCCGATGTGGCGGAGCCGACTTCGGGCCGGGCCGGGGGCCGGTCCCGCCCGAGTGTCCGGCGGTTGGGGGCGGGCCTGGTCACACTGCCCGAATCGACCTCCACCGATCCCGACACCGCGATCCTGGCCGACCCCGAGGTGCCCGAGGACAAGCGCTTCTGCTGGAAGTGCTGGAAGCCGGTCGGACGCTCGTCCGGCGCCACCCGGGCGAAATCCACCGGCACCTGCGCGCAGTGCGGCGCACCGTTCAACTTCCGGCCGCTGCTGAATCCCGGCGACGTCGTCGCCGACCAGTACGAGGTGAAGGGGTGCCTGGCCTACGGCGGGCTCGGCTGGATCCACCTGGCCCGCGACCGTAATGTCAGTGGCCGCTGGGTGGTGCTGAAGGGCCTGCAGAACCCGCTCGATTTCGAGGCCAACGTGGTGGCGCTCGCCGAACGCCAATTCCTTTCGGAGATGGCGCATCCGGCGATCGTCAAGATCTTCAATTTCGTCACGCACCGGACCGTCGACAACATCGCGTGCGGTTACATCGTGATGGAGTATATCGGCGGCCGCTCGCTGAAGACGATGCTCGACGAGCGTGCGCCCGCACGGCTTCCGGTCGCCGAGGCCATCGTCTACGTGATGGAGATTCTCCCCGCGCTGGACTACCTGCACTCCTGCGGTCTCGCGTACAACGACCTCAAACCGGACAACATCATGGTGACCGCCGACGAGGTCAAACTCATCGATCTCGGCGCCGTGGCGGCCCGCGAATCGGGTGGAAATCTCTACGGCACACAGGGTTTTCAAGCGCCCGAGTACATCGAGACCGGGCCGACCGTGGCCTCCGACATCTACACGGTGGGCCGCACCCTGGCCGCCCTGACGCTGCGGTTGCCCACCGATGCGCAGGGTCGCAAGCTGCCGGGGCTGCCCACACCCGACGAGGAACCGGTCCTGCGCCGGTATCCCACCTTCGAACGGCTGTTGCGGCGGGCCACCGATCTCGATCCGGCACAGCGCTTTCCGTCCACTTTCGCGATGTACCGGCAGCTGGGTGGGGTGCTGCGGGCCGTGCTCGCGGAGGACCACGACCGTGGCTACCCGCAGGTGTCGACCGTATTCGGCGCTGCCCGAGGCGATTTCGGCGTCACCACGCTGCTGCGCCAGACCGACGGCATCATCGACGGCCGGCATCGCCCGCCGGAGTTGGAGCCGTCGAGTGTGCTCGCCGCGCTGCCGGTGCCGTTGATCGACGGTGACGACCCCAGCGCCGAGCTGCTGTCGCCGCTGCTGCACGGCGATCCCGGCCAGGCGCTGGAAACCCTGCGGTTGCACCGCGACAGTGTCAACGCGGGGGCGTTGCCCGACTCGCCGACGGCGGAGTTGGAGGAAGGGCTGGCGGCGGTGCGCGCGTACCTGGATCTGCGCGAGGTGGATCGCGCTCGCGCCGAACTGGATCGGCTGGCTCCGAGCTATCCCGCGGACTGGCGGATCGACTGGTATCGCGGGATCGCCGAACTCGGCGTCGGCCGTTTCGAGCGGGCGTACGAGAACTTCGAGCTGGTGCACGGCACCGTCCCGGGCGAGGTGGCGCCGCAGCTGGCGCTGGCCGCCACCGCCGAGCTGCTGTTGCAGGACAGCGCGACCGATGATCCGGACCGCTGGCGGCGGGCGGCGGCGGAGTACTACCGCGCGGTGTGGCGGGTCGATCGCGGCCTGGCGAGCGCGGCGTTCGGCCTGGCCCGCCGCCAGGTCGCCGATGGTGATCGCGCGGCCGCCGTGGCGACGCTGCAACAGGTTCCGGAGGTGTCGCGGCATCACAACGCCGCCCGCTTGACCGCCTGCCTGCTGCAGGTCTCCCGGCCGCCGGAGGAACTGACGCAGGCGGACCTGAGCGAGGCGCAAGCCCGCCTGGCGGCCCTGCGCGACGATCCCCGCCAGTTGCAGATGCAGGCCGTGGTGCTCGGCGCGGCGCTGGCCTGGGTGCGCGCCGGTGGGCGCGCCGAACCGCCGGACGCGACGATCCTGGGGGTGCCCTATACGAAGGCCGGGTTGCGCGAGGGGCTGGAGTCGGTGCTGCGGACCGCGGCACGCACCTCGCCGCGGCGGCTGCACCGCTACGCGCTGGTCGATCTCGCCAACCGCATCCGCCCGCAATCGCTGTGGTGA
- a CDS encoding response regulator transcription factor, with amino-acid sequence MRLAVVEDDEGVGNALVEALQARGHEVELKRRGADLLLAHRGYDAVVLDLGLPDMDGLMVLRQLRRVSNVPVVVLTARGDERSIVRGLRAGADDYLVKPPRIAELAARLEVVTRRPNHRATPTPEVVVSRDVRVDLRAREVTVAGAPISLTNKEFELLRALVEHPGSAVSRQQLMDRLWGDAFLAVSRALDAHMAALRAKLDRPGLITTIRGHGFRWET; translated from the coding sequence GTGCGGCTGGCGGTGGTTGAGGACGATGAAGGCGTCGGGAACGCACTGGTCGAAGCACTCCAGGCGCGTGGTCACGAGGTCGAGCTGAAGCGGCGCGGAGCGGACCTACTGCTGGCCCACCGCGGCTACGACGCGGTCGTCCTGGATCTCGGCCTTCCCGATATGGACGGCTTGATGGTGCTGCGGCAGCTGCGGCGGGTCAGCAACGTACCCGTCGTGGTGCTCACCGCACGCGGTGACGAACGTTCGATCGTGCGCGGGTTACGCGCCGGCGCCGACGACTACCTGGTCAAACCGCCGCGGATCGCGGAACTGGCCGCCAGACTGGAGGTGGTCACCCGGCGCCCGAACCATCGCGCCACGCCCACACCGGAGGTCGTCGTGTCCCGCGACGTCCGCGTCGACCTGCGAGCACGCGAGGTGACAGTGGCCGGGGCACCGATCAGCTTGACCAATAAGGAATTCGAGCTGCTGCGGGCGCTGGTCGAGCACCCCGGGTCGGCGGTGAGCCGACAGCAACTGATGGACCGCCTCTGGGGCGATGCCTTCCTCGCTGTCTCCCGGGCCCTGGACGCGCACATGGCCGCGCTACGCGCCAAGCTCGACCGGCCCGGGCTGATCACCACCATTCGGGGACACGGGTTCCGGTGGGAGACCTGA
- a CDS encoding GNAT family N-acetyltransferase: MTIRIRQAHLADLGTICRLRLQRTAWLAARGSDQWTREGRGLPIELFARAVERSLRAGETWMAEVDGESAGTITVNDRADEGLWSPGELADAVVVHYMIVDLRFTGLRLGTTLLAHAAAIARARHRTWVRLDAWTTNPGLHSYYQRAGFRLVRLAGPEASGPSGALFERRADSWLPTPVLTSAGGELHAR, translated from the coding sequence ATGACGATTCGCATTCGCCAGGCCCACCTGGCCGACCTCGGCACCATCTGCCGACTACGGCTCCAGCGCACGGCCTGGCTCGCGGCTCGAGGCTCGGATCAGTGGACACGCGAGGGGCGAGGACTGCCCATCGAGCTGTTTGCCCGCGCGGTCGAGCGCTCGCTGCGTGCCGGGGAGACCTGGATGGCCGAGGTGGACGGCGAATCGGCAGGCACCATCACCGTGAACGACCGCGCGGACGAGGGTCTCTGGTCGCCGGGCGAACTCGCCGACGCCGTCGTCGTGCACTACATGATCGTGGATTTGCGGTTCACCGGATTGCGGCTCGGCACAACGCTGCTCGCGCACGCCGCGGCGATCGCCCGCGCCCGGCACCGCACCTGGGTGCGGCTGGACGCCTGGACCACCAACCCGGGCCTGCACTCCTACTACCAACGCGCCGGTTTCCGCCTGGTCCGGCTGGCGGGGCCGGAGGCATCCGGGCCGTCGGGCGCGCTGTTCGAGCGCCGCGCCGACAGCTGGCTGCCGACGCCGGTGCTCACCAGCGCGGGCGGCGAACTGCACGCGCGCTGA
- a CDS encoding GntR family transcriptional regulator, protein MGDGPRYQRIADLLREEIRNGTWKPGDRLPSHNELADQMQVSITTARNAIQVLVAENLLYTATSRGTIVRSQEVLESVVTHHIRRDRPKSSHDIFSEIARAAGREPSKQFSARMEPAGADVAHWLGVPRDSWVVARTVVQYLDNEPWSWEVSFYPRDLAEATGIDFPHDIPEGTTRRLAARGQPETAHRDTVVARPATAEEAAVLGVGTGTMLLDHLRIGANAERITRVTRQRSIAARNRLAYELGDDDGTEVIRKTLGTPHPPGNSHSFGNSLVPGSP, encoded by the coding sequence ATGGGCGACGGTCCGAGGTACCAGCGGATCGCAGACCTCCTCCGGGAGGAGATTCGCAACGGGACGTGGAAGCCGGGCGATCGACTACCCAGTCACAACGAACTGGCCGATCAGATGCAGGTCTCCATCACCACCGCCCGCAACGCAATTCAGGTCCTGGTAGCCGAAAACCTGCTCTACACAGCCACTTCCCGGGGCACCATCGTGCGCAGCCAGGAAGTCCTGGAATCGGTTGTCACCCACCATATCCGCCGCGACCGCCCCAAGTCCTCGCACGACATCTTCTCCGAGATCGCGCGCGCGGCGGGCCGTGAGCCGTCCAAGCAGTTCAGCGCCCGGATGGAACCCGCCGGCGCCGACGTCGCGCATTGGCTGGGGGTGCCGCGCGACTCCTGGGTGGTGGCCCGCACGGTGGTCCAGTATCTGGACAACGAACCCTGGTCCTGGGAGGTCAGTTTCTATCCACGGGACTTGGCGGAGGCCACCGGAATCGACTTCCCGCACGACATTCCCGAGGGCACCACGCGCCGCCTGGCCGCGCGGGGCCAGCCCGAGACCGCGCACCGCGACACCGTCGTGGCCCGCCCCGCCACCGCGGAGGAGGCCGCCGTGCTGGGCGTGGGCACCGGCACCATGCTGCTGGACCACTTGCGCATCGGCGCCAACGCCGAACGCATCACCCGGGTGACGCGGCAGCGGTCGATCGCCGCGCGCAACCGGCTCGCCTACGAACTGGGCGACGACGACGGTACGGAGGTCATCCGCAAGACGCTGGGAACGCCGCATCCACCGGGCAATTCCCATTCCTTCGGTAACTCGCTGGTGCCCGGCTCGCCATGA
- a CDS encoding DUF4254 domain-containing protein translates to MAVPYTPQTSMAVQTLTTGLLPSSDLMLRACRGHRVIGGPLLWFARDLAVLHERRSTGRGGSEPDPDPTATVEIERRRAELVMAIDDWVARTVPQHRLGATLHTETIGSVIDRLAESSVRAHHALMTLDADNEILHGAWHHLAELADGYDDLVRDVLAGRRRLPAW, encoded by the coding sequence ATGGCAGTGCCCTACACGCCGCAGACATCGATGGCGGTCCAGACTCTGACAACCGGCTTACTGCCGAGTTCGGACCTGATGCTGCGCGCCTGTCGTGGGCACCGTGTCATCGGCGGGCCGTTACTGTGGTTCGCTCGCGATCTCGCGGTGCTACACGAGCGCCGGTCGACCGGCCGTGGTGGATCCGAGCCCGACCCGGATCCCACCGCGACAGTCGAAATCGAGCGGCGCCGAGCCGAATTGGTGATGGCGATCGACGACTGGGTGGCGCGTACCGTCCCCCAGCACCGGCTCGGCGCCACGCTGCACACCGAGACCATCGGTTCGGTCATCGACCGGCTCGCCGAGTCCTCGGTCCGTGCCCACCACGCGCTGATGACGCTCGACGCCGACAACGAGATCCTGCACGGCGCCTGGCATCATCTGGCCGAATTGGCCGACGGCTACGACGATCTCGTGCGCGACGTACTCGCCGGCCGGCGGCGGCTGCCGGCCTGGTAG